The Penaeus chinensis breed Huanghai No. 1 chromosome 36, ASM1920278v2, whole genome shotgun sequence genome includes a region encoding these proteins:
- the LOC125044828 gene encoding LOW QUALITY PROTEIN: streptococcal hemagglutinin-like (The sequence of the model RefSeq protein was modified relative to this genomic sequence to represent the inferred CDS: substituted 1 base at 1 genomic stop codon), which yields MTVSSSSTTTSVVIVSTLSTKTLSETVSTSTPASAVAVSISSTATSSETVSTSSTATSSEIESTSSTATSSETVSTSAPPSKTVSTPATSSETVLTSSTTASSVTVSTLRATLSKITSSTSSVETVSTFSTATSAVTASTFITVTSSETVSTIPAVSAKKVSSSTVTTSSKTADALSHSVETVTHSLASSAETASALTAPVTVIVSTLSAETSSETASTSWTAASSETVSTATSNEIMSTAPVTLAVLTSTETSAEAVLTSTETSAEAVLTSTTSSVTVSISSTSASPVTASTASPATSSKTVSTSTSTLTDTSSKAEXIFSTSVSLVTVSTSSTATSSKTVLTSTTSSVTVSISSTSASPVTVSTFLTATSTMTVSTSSPATSSKTVSTSSTSTLTATSSKAE from the coding sequence ATGACAGTGTCAAGTTCCTCAACTACAACTTCAGTGGTGATAGTATCAACTCTCTCAACAAAAACTTTATCTGAGACAGTATCAACATCAACTCCAGCATCAGCTGTCGCAGTTTCAATTTCCTCAACAGCAACTTCatctgagacagtatcaacttcttCAACAGCAACTTCATCTGAGATAGAATCAACTTCCTCAACTGCAACTTCatctgagacagtatcaacttctgCACCTCCATCCAAGACAGTATCAACTCCTGCAACTTCATCTGAGACAGTATTAACTTCCTCAACTACAGCTTCATCTGTGACAGTTTCAACTTTAAGAGCAACTTTATCCAAGATAACTTCCTCTACATCTTCAGTTGAGACGGTATCAACTTTCTCAACTGCAACTTCAGCTGTGACTGCATCAACTTTCATAACTGTAACTTCATCTGAGACAGTATCAACCATACCTGCAGTTTCAGCTAAGAAAGTATCATCCTCAACTGTAACAACATCGAGTAAGACAGCTGATGCATTATCACATTCAGTTGAGACAGTCACACATTCACTTGCATCCTCAGCTGAGACAGCATCAGCTTTAACAGCACCTGTTACTGTGATAGTATCAACTCTCTCAGCTGAAACTTCATCTGAGACAGCATCAACTTCCTGGACTGCAGCCTCatctgagacagtatcaactgcAACTTCTAATGAGATAATGTCAACAGCACCTGTTACTTTGGCAGTATTAACTTCAACTGAAACTTCAGCTGAGGCAGTATTAACTTCAACTGAAACTTCAGCTGAGGCAGTATTAACTTCTACAACTTCATCTGTAACAGTATCAATTTCCTCAACATCTGCTTCACCTGTGACAGCATCAACTGCCTCACCAGCAACTTCATCcaagacagtatcaacttcaacatcaactTTAACTGATACTTCATCTAAGGCAGAATAAATTTTCTCAACATCAGTTTCACTTGTGACAGTTTCAACTTCCTCAACTGCAACTTCATCTAAGACAGTATTAACTTCTACAACTTCATCTGTAACAGTATCAATTTCCTCAACATCAGCTTCACCTGTGACAGTGTCAACTTTCTTAACTGCAACTTCAACTATGACAGTATCAACTTCCTCACCAGCAACTTCATCCAAGACAGTATCGACTTCCTCAACATCAACTTTAACTGCAACTTCATCTAAGGCAGAATAA